In Leptospiraceae bacterium, one DNA window encodes the following:
- a CDS encoding Ig-like domain-containing protein encodes MSIGDSSFFAMQGLRCAMGQDSVFCPHENPWVISVSPADSTTSVSIQNTISVTFNKPMNSSTLTTQGSDGTCSGSFQVSANDFSSCVGGTLTSSNPSFTFTPNPNLCVGNTYKVKITTAAKDLVGNSFSNDYVTSGFSTINPKVGSGAGAWVTTFAISCNTLYAGGTFTIFGGQSRNYLASVDLQTGNVTSWDPNPNGQPSAIAISGSTVYIGGAFTTIAGTSRNYIASFNKDTGILNSWNPNSSGSIYSIAVSGDTVYIGGSFTTIGVNSRTNIASIDATTGLVTPWNSSTNNAVYGLTLNNSTLYVAGSFNLLGGSGRVRIGALNTNTASLDPWNPNPSGGSLVNSTYITGNSVFVCGNFTNIGGQSRTFVGELDISTALATNLNLIITGASTQSVAKKNNLVYIGGSYSIIGGQSRNNLSSINYLTGLVTSWNPNPDNALYDVKIIGNIIYVVGMFANISGQPRGGIAAFDEATGSLLP; translated from the coding sequence TTGAGTATCGGCGATTCATCTTTTTTTGCGATGCAGGGGCTTAGGTGTGCAATGGGTCAGGATAGTGTATTTTGTCCTCACGAAAATCCATGGGTAATCAGTGTATCCCCTGCGGATTCTACTACAAGTGTATCCATTCAAAATACGATTTCAGTGACTTTTAACAAGCCGATGAATTCTTCTACACTTACAACCCAAGGTTCGGATGGAACGTGTAGTGGGTCATTTCAGGTGAGCGCAAATGATTTTTCTAGCTGCGTTGGTGGGACGCTTACTTCCTCTAATCCGAGCTTTACTTTTACACCAAATCCGAATTTATGTGTGGGAAATACCTACAAAGTCAAAATTACTACTGCAGCCAAAGACCTTGTGGGTAATTCTTTTTCAAATGATTATGTTACTTCAGGGTTTTCTACAATCAATCCTAAAGTGGGTAGTGGGGCTGGAGCCTGGGTTACTACTTTTGCTATTTCTTGCAACACATTGTACGCAGGGGGGACTTTTACAATATTTGGAGGACAATCAAGAAATTATCTTGCGAGTGTTGACCTTCAAACCGGAAATGTAACTTCATGGGACCCAAACCCAAATGGTCAGCCAAGTGCAATTGCAATTTCTGGATCCACTGTCTATATTGGTGGTGCATTTACGACAATTGCAGGGACTTCACGAAATTATATCGCTTCTTTTAATAAAGACACAGGAATTTTAAATTCTTGGAATCCAAACAGTTCCGGGAGTATATACTCAATTGCGGTCAGTGGCGACACTGTATATATTGGTGGATCATTTACCACAATAGGTGTTAATTCTAGAACAAATATTGCTTCAATAGATGCAACTACTGGCCTTGTAACTCCTTGGAACAGTAGCACTAACAACGCAGTTTATGGTTTAACTTTGAATAATTCGACTTTGTATGTTGCAGGATCATTTAATTTGCTTGGTGGGAGTGGAAGAGTTAGAATTGGAGCTTTAAATACAAATACTGCTTCATTAGATCCATGGAATCCAAATCCGAGTGGAGGCTCTCTTGTAAATTCTACATACATTACGGGGAATAGTGTTTTTGTATGTGGGAATTTTACAAATATAGGGGGTCAATCAAGAACATTTGTTGGGGAGTTGGACATATCCACTGCACTTGCAACGAACTTAAATTTGATAATTACCGGTGCTTCGACTCAATCCGTGGCTAAAAAGAACAATTTAGTATATATTGGGGGCAGCTATAGTATCATCGGTGGGCAATCTAGAAATAATCTATCTTCAATAAATTATTTAACAGGCCTTGTGACTTCATGGAATCCAAATCCTGATAATGCCTTATACGATGTAAAAATTATAGGAAATATTATCTATGTCGTTGGAATGTTTGCAAATATTTCAGGCCAGCCTCGTGGTGGAATTGCTGCATTTGACGAGGCTACGGGTAGTTTACTTCCTTGA
- a CDS encoding ATP-dependent DNA helicase RecQ, with the protein MEKFSLDSLQVSLEKIFGLKEFREGQLEAIRCILSGKDTLVLFPTGGGKSITYQLPAAISEDKTCIVISPLISLMKDQVDALSAIGIPSTFINSSQDELEQMRSISRFVTGKLKLVYVSPEKATSEYFLKIVSQISVSFIAIDEAHCISQWGHDFRKEYRDLLKLRKVCGEKIPVIAVTATATERVISDICESLKMQDPKIVKRSFYRKNLSFKVEFTESERDKEIHLEEILIKHNFNNKNSGKAIIYCATRVQVDGVYEKLKNSGFRVGKYHAGRSATARENMQNSYFTGKVNILIATNAFGMGVDYPDIRLVVHYQTPSSLEHYFQESGRAGRDGKNSECVLFFQNKDVSTQRFILQKGSHNSRNLELLTKMKEYSFTSICRQKFLCNYFGEALDKCDSCDNCKNKKSNYKRDLLIEKEEFIRNEKLKKSSHEFTNEEIEIILNLFEFYPGFYGKNILCQILRGKKTKDILKRKLEKSELYGKLKNIPDESILLLFEKMLEKNELKVAGKKYPKLYHIKFPPIDKSSLIKKTSVPKKSATLLKELKNYRDREARRLKWKKYMVFQNAVLKRISEQKPENKVELLNIKGVGNSKAEKFGEGILSILEKF; encoded by the coding sequence GTGGAAAAATTTTCATTAGATTCACTACAAGTTAGCTTAGAAAAAATTTTTGGATTGAAAGAATTCCGAGAAGGTCAGTTGGAAGCGATTCGTTGTATTTTATCGGGGAAAGATACGTTAGTGCTTTTCCCGACAGGTGGGGGAAAGTCTATCACGTATCAATTGCCTGCTGCAATATCTGAAGATAAAACTTGTATAGTGATATCTCCTTTAATCTCATTGATGAAAGATCAGGTAGATGCGTTATCTGCTATTGGAATTCCTTCTACTTTTATAAATTCTTCTCAAGATGAGCTTGAACAAATGAGATCTATCAGCAGATTTGTGACAGGAAAGTTGAAGTTAGTGTATGTGTCCCCTGAAAAGGCAACATCAGAATATTTTTTAAAAATTGTATCTCAAATCAGTGTGAGTTTTATAGCAATTGATGAAGCCCATTGTATTTCACAGTGGGGACACGATTTTAGGAAAGAATACAGAGATTTACTAAAACTCAGAAAAGTTTGTGGAGAAAAAATTCCTGTAATTGCAGTTACGGCAACCGCAACCGAAAGGGTAATTTCAGATATTTGTGAAAGTTTGAAAATGCAAGACCCTAAGATTGTAAAAAGGAGTTTTTATAGAAAGAATCTTTCCTTTAAAGTAGAATTTACAGAGAGTGAGAGAGACAAAGAAATCCATCTTGAAGAGATTTTAATAAAGCACAACTTCAATAATAAAAATTCCGGTAAAGCGATCATTTATTGTGCAACACGAGTGCAGGTAGATGGAGTTTATGAAAAACTAAAAAATTCAGGATTTAGAGTAGGTAAATACCATGCGGGTCGGTCAGCCACAGCAAGAGAAAATATGCAGAATTCATACTTTACAGGAAAAGTAAATATACTGATAGCGACTAACGCATTTGGAATGGGGGTTGACTACCCTGATATTCGGCTCGTAGTGCATTACCAAACTCCTTCGTCATTAGAGCATTATTTTCAGGAATCCGGACGAGCCGGAAGAGACGGTAAAAATTCTGAATGTGTTTTATTTTTTCAGAATAAAGATGTATCTACACAGAGATTTATATTGCAAAAAGGCAGTCACAATTCCAGAAATTTAGAGCTACTTACTAAAATGAAAGAATATTCTTTTACTTCAATTTGCAGACAAAAATTTCTATGCAACTATTTTGGGGAGGCTTTGGATAAATGCGATTCTTGCGATAATTGCAAAAACAAAAAATCGAATTATAAAAGAGATTTGCTAATTGAAAAAGAAGAATTTATTCGAAATGAAAAATTAAAAAAATCTTCACATGAATTTACGAATGAAGAAATAGAAATTATTCTAAACTTGTTTGAATTCTATCCGGGGTTTTATGGAAAAAATATTTTATGCCAAATTCTAAGAGGAAAAAAAACAAAAGATATACTAAAAAGAAAACTAGAGAAGTCCGAGCTTTACGGGAAACTAAAAAATATTCCTGATGAATCTATACTTTTGCTTTTTGAGAAGATGCTCGAAAAAAATGAATTAAAAGTTGCAGGAAAAAAATACCCAAAGCTATACCATATAAAATTTCCTCCTATTGACAAATCTAGTTTAATAAAAAAAACTTCAGTCCCAAAAAAATCTGCAACTTTACTCAAAGAGTTGAAAAATTATAGAGACAGGGAAGCGAGAAGACTAAAGTGGAAAAAATACATGGTGTTTCAAAATGCTGTCTTAAAAAGAATTTCAGAGCAAAAACCAGAAAATAAGGTAGAGCTATTAAACATTAAAGGGGTCGGGAATTCTAAGGCTGAAAAGTTTGGAGAGGGAATTTTGAGTATCTTAGAAAAATTTTAA
- a CDS encoding cation transporter, whose amino-acid sequence MQIKVLLVFSAGIVFNAMANILIKSSSFQDKESLQSADSKIQGLILTLFNPLFISGLASFGIALIAYRYVLGQGLKLSLAYPVFTSTGFIIVLIASSFLFKEKLSSSQWLGIVFIIAGVWLTGSKMFTEV is encoded by the coding sequence TTGCAAATCAAAGTTCTTTTGGTATTTTCGGCTGGAATCGTATTCAATGCAATGGCGAATATACTGATTAAATCCAGTTCTTTTCAAGACAAAGAATCACTTCAATCAGCCGATTCTAAAATTCAAGGGCTTATACTTACTCTATTCAATCCGTTATTTATTTCAGGATTGGCTTCTTTTGGGATAGCCTTGATCGCATACAGATACGTGCTTGGACAAGGATTAAAACTTTCTTTAGCCTATCCTGTATTTACGAGTACCGGCTTTATAATCGTACTCATAGCATCTTCTTTTCTATTCAAAGAGAAGTTAAGCTCCTCTCAATGGCTTGGGATTGTATTTATTATTGCTGGAGTATGGCTTACCGGTTCAAAAATGTTTACAGAGGTTTGA
- a CDS encoding sulfatase, which translates to MNLFRKGLIQSYLFYPLGLFVIASFFTSEKFTIRINPSKKIKPLPEIVNLFYENPNISVLETYPNTPLTKPETHNTYFQKYSENNFFINQEFSDHGVKNSFKAIRIPKQGKIRFKIEGKINHTLKLKSSLNFKELFSEKNKSSSQNLQIYLNNTEISQNEKIVSETSENILTIENTGNLIYISELILQKESTENRPNVIFIVIDSLRKDAIGVSGTEYEASPAIDTFAKRSMYFTNHSVNSSWTRPSTMIFFTGMYPSKTFINFWDYPVFPEERRAFYNSDILPLPALFSVNGYESAMIGNNPFVTDHRYLGVDTGFEKVFDFSLIEKDTIPITEKSISFLNKRKASLKERPFFLFLNYNDPHRPYTPPEKFLHQVKISESEDYRKKSYLGEVAFVDSELNRFFKHLKENNLFDNSFILITSDHGEVMDRSHSISKFSGIYTLFGHGQGLYEEDIQTPLIIKLPNQETGRIITTQVRSIDIFPTLLDYLKFKPNHLPNGESLKPVIEGLETKDREYYGESRGVMTYRKNGFKLKQKTYKFHRTGFSWDGKIQEEPSFLYDLKNDPNEHSPIQNLEIENDLSHSMNTFQTEDSFYVFRIANPNKKKGHRLNLKVSSKIGKAIFISEKNSMQSEKFITTGNGFQIDKIFGDEELLQFRFKIYPDITLPEISISLDNNPIHKGEIGVGEMDVFPGTCKISNTSCSDLYLSKNRKPDLPRHFRIQVWKNGENNSYTQNSGILEKDALNILKKQGYVK; encoded by the coding sequence GTGAATTTATTTCGTAAAGGACTAATTCAAAGTTACCTGTTCTATCCGCTTGGACTTTTTGTAATCGCTTCATTTTTCACTTCCGAAAAATTCACAATACGAATAAATCCATCAAAAAAAATAAAGCCTCTTCCTGAAATTGTAAACCTATTTTATGAAAATCCGAATATTTCTGTCTTAGAAACTTATCCGAATACCCCACTCACAAAGCCAGAAACCCACAATACCTATTTTCAAAAATATTCCGAAAATAATTTTTTTATTAATCAAGAATTTTCAGATCACGGAGTCAAAAATTCCTTCAAAGCGATAAGAATTCCAAAACAAGGAAAAATTCGTTTTAAAATTGAAGGGAAGATCAACCATACACTAAAACTAAAGTCTTCTCTAAATTTTAAAGAGTTATTTTCAGAAAAAAACAAATCCTCTTCACAAAATTTACAAATATATTTGAACAATACAGAAATTTCACAAAATGAAAAAATAGTTTCTGAAACAAGTGAAAATATTTTAACAATTGAAAATACTGGAAATTTGATATACATATCAGAATTAATTTTACAAAAAGAAAGCACTGAAAATCGTCCGAATGTAATATTTATCGTAATCGACTCGCTTCGTAAAGACGCAATCGGAGTATCAGGAACAGAATATGAAGCATCCCCTGCAATAGATACCTTCGCAAAAAGATCCATGTATTTTACAAACCATTCAGTAAACTCTTCTTGGACAAGACCCTCTACAATGATTTTTTTTACAGGAATGTATCCGTCGAAAACTTTTATAAATTTCTGGGACTATCCGGTTTTCCCGGAAGAAAGACGAGCCTTTTATAACTCGGATATACTTCCACTACCCGCACTTTTTTCTGTGAATGGTTACGAGTCAGCGATGATCGGAAATAATCCTTTTGTTACAGATCACAGATACCTTGGAGTTGATACAGGGTTTGAAAAAGTTTTTGATTTTTCCTTAATAGAAAAAGATACAATTCCAATTACAGAAAAGTCCATTTCTTTTTTAAACAAAAGAAAAGCGTCACTAAAAGAAAGACCATTTTTTCTATTCTTAAATTACAACGACCCCCATCGTCCTTACACTCCACCGGAAAAGTTTTTACACCAAGTGAAAATATCTGAAAGTGAAGACTATAGAAAAAAATCGTACCTTGGAGAAGTTGCATTCGTTGATTCTGAACTAAACAGATTTTTTAAACATTTAAAAGAAAATAATTTATTCGACAACTCATTTATTCTCATTACCTCTGACCACGGAGAAGTAATGGACAGGTCGCATTCAATTTCTAAATTTTCGGGAATCTACACTTTATTCGGACACGGACAAGGGCTATACGAAGAAGATATTCAAACACCTCTAATCATAAAACTTCCAAACCAAGAAACAGGAAGAATAATCACTACCCAAGTACGCTCTATTGATATTTTCCCTACACTTTTAGATTATCTAAAATTCAAACCCAACCATTTACCAAATGGAGAAAGTTTAAAACCCGTGATCGAAGGACTTGAAACCAAAGACAGGGAATACTACGGTGAAAGTAGAGGTGTAATGACGTATAGAAAAAATGGATTTAAGCTAAAACAGAAAACTTATAAATTCCATAGAACCGGATTTTCCTGGGATGGGAAAATTCAAGAAGAGCCGTCTTTTCTATATGATTTAAAAAATGATCCGAATGAGCACTCACCCATCCAAAATTTAGAAATAGAAAATGATTTGAGTCATTCTATGAACACTTTTCAAACCGAAGATTCGTTCTATGTATTTAGAATTGCAAACCCAAACAAAAAAAAAGGACATAGGTTGAATTTAAAAGTCTCATCCAAAATCGGAAAAGCCATTTTTATTTCTGAAAAAAATTCAATGCAATCGGAAAAATTTATAACAACAGGAAATGGATTTCAAATAGATAAGATATTCGGTGACGAAGAACTATTGCAATTTCGATTTAAAATCTATCCCGACATCACTCTTCCTGAAATCTCTATTAGCTTGGACAACAATCCAATCCACAAGGGAGAAATAGGAGTCGGAGAAATGGATGTCTTTCCTGGAACTTGTAAAATTTCAAATACTTCATGCTCAGATTTGTATCTTTCAAAAAACAGGAAACCAGATTTACCAAGACATTTCAGAATACAGGTCTGGAAAAATGGAGAAAATAATTCCTACACACAAAACTCAGGGATATTAGAAAAGGATGCACTAAATATATTAAAAAAACAAGGATATGTAAAATGA
- a CDS encoding CoA transferase: protein MNKGALAGIRVVDLSLLLPGPLCSMYLGDMGAEVIKVENPRAYDGTRAMQKNENGFAGSFHLLNRNKKAITLNLKKPESKEILFRLLEKSDILLEGFRPSTLDEMGIGYDTLKEKFPRLIYCGISGYGISGPYKDLAGHDGNYLSLSGLLDQMGTKDSPPSLAGFQVADIGGGTLIALSGILAALYSREKTGKGQRIDVSMMEGSLQFLSLYAGGYISENTNPKRGDEILSGKLPNYSVYEIQNNRYVFLGALEERFFRTFLRHTNLESILEEFPYQEKNFGNIKEKIRDYFLKQNEDSLKNIFENKDTCLTLVKKISEVFQDPHLKERKSIFYFEHPVYGKIPQFAAPFRFSETPCEYRLHAPEHGEHNLEVFKVLGYSENAIIDLKKNRII, encoded by the coding sequence ATGAATAAAGGTGCGTTAGCCGGAATCAGAGTTGTTGACCTAAGTCTTTTGTTGCCCGGGCCGCTTTGCTCTATGTATCTTGGAGATATGGGAGCAGAGGTAATAAAAGTTGAAAACCCAAGAGCGTACGACGGGACAAGAGCCATGCAAAAAAACGAAAACGGCTTTGCCGGCTCGTTTCACTTACTCAATAGAAATAAAAAAGCAATTACTTTAAATCTAAAAAAACCGGAATCAAAAGAAATTCTTTTTCGTTTATTAGAAAAATCGGATATACTACTCGAAGGATTTCGCCCATCTACGTTAGACGAAATGGGAATTGGCTATGATACTCTAAAAGAAAAATTTCCCCGACTTATTTATTGCGGTATTTCTGGTTATGGAATCTCAGGACCTTATAAAGATTTAGCAGGACACGACGGAAACTATCTATCCCTGTCCGGTCTATTAGATCAAATGGGTACAAAAGACTCTCCTCCTTCTCTGGCAGGATTTCAAGTTGCCGATATTGGGGGGGGAACTCTAATCGCACTCTCTGGAATTCTGGCTGCACTATATTCCAGGGAAAAAACCGGCAAAGGTCAAAGAATTGATGTTTCTATGATGGAAGGCTCCTTGCAATTCTTGTCTCTTTATGCAGGTGGGTATATTTCTGAAAATACAAATCCAAAAAGAGGAGATGAGATTCTTTCAGGAAAATTACCCAACTACTCAGTTTATGAAATCCAAAACAATAGGTATGTTTTTTTAGGTGCTTTAGAAGAAAGATTTTTTCGAACTTTTTTACGTCATACAAATTTAGAAAGTATCTTAGAAGAATTTCCATATCAAGAAAAAAATTTTGGTAATATAAAAGAAAAAATTAGAGACTACTTTTTAAAACAAAATGAAGACTCATTAAAAAATATATTTGAAAACAAAGACACTTGCCTGACACTTGTGAAAAAAATTTCTGAAGTGTTTCAAGACCCACACTTGAAAGAAAGAAAATCCATATTTTATTTTGAACACCCTGTTTACGGAAAAATTCCACAGTTTGCAGCACCTTTTAGATTTTCAGAAACACCTTGCGAATACAGATTGCACGCACCTGAGCACGGTGAGCACAATTTAGAGGTATTTAAAGTCTTGGGTTACTCAGAAAACGCAATTATAGACCTAAAAAAAAATCGAATTATTTAA
- a CDS encoding MFS transporter, whose amino-acid sequence MKYITKTVWILSLVSLFTDMASEMLYPIMPLYLKTIGFSVISIGVLEGIAEATAGLSKGYFGKFSDNSRKRLPFVQIGYALSTISKPMMAIFSYPLWIFFARTLDRFGKGIRTGARDAILSDEGRVETKGKIFGFHRSMDTLGAVIGPLFALAYLYFYPEEYKYLFYIAFVPGVFSILASFLLKEKKQPFTASNSNSKTSIFSFLQYLKESPKEYKKLIFGLLIFTLFNSSDLFLLLKVKEAGFSDSEVIGVYVFYNFIYALFAFPIGILADKIGLKTIFISGLFLFAIVYFGMASNKNLILYIFLFLLYGVYSAATEGVSKAWITNITDKKDTATAIGVFAGFQSICTMLASTITGFIWFQFGANFAFISTAVVTILVALYFLWVDVSEKNILPLDEI is encoded by the coding sequence TTGAAATACATAACTAAAACAGTTTGGATATTATCTCTTGTGAGTCTATTTACGGATATGGCTAGCGAAATGCTCTATCCTATAATGCCTCTATATTTAAAAACAATCGGGTTTTCAGTAATATCAATCGGAGTATTGGAAGGAATTGCAGAGGCTACGGCTGGGCTAAGCAAGGGGTATTTTGGTAAATTTTCAGATAATTCAAGAAAAAGACTTCCATTTGTACAAATTGGATATGCCCTAAGTACTATTTCAAAACCAATGATGGCGATTTTTTCTTATCCGCTTTGGATATTTTTTGCAAGAACATTAGATCGCTTTGGAAAAGGAATCCGAACAGGAGCAAGAGACGCAATTCTATCCGATGAAGGAAGGGTTGAAACCAAAGGAAAAATTTTTGGGTTTCATCGGTCTATGGATACACTTGGGGCAGTAATTGGACCACTTTTTGCTCTGGCTTATCTCTACTTTTATCCGGAAGAATATAAATATCTTTTTTACATAGCGTTTGTGCCGGGAGTTTTTTCGATACTTGCTTCGTTTCTTTTAAAAGAAAAAAAACAGCCTTTCACAGCTTCTAACTCAAACTCAAAAACATCCATCTTCTCTTTTTTACAATATTTAAAAGAAAGCCCTAAAGAATATAAAAAGCTCATCTTTGGATTATTGATATTTACTTTATTTAATAGCTCCGATCTATTTTTATTGCTGAAAGTAAAAGAGGCTGGGTTTAGTGATTCGGAAGTAATTGGAGTTTATGTTTTTTATAATTTTATTTATGCGTTATTTGCTTTTCCGATTGGAATACTGGCGGATAAAATCGGCTTAAAAACTATTTTCATATCAGGGCTTTTTTTATTCGCAATTGTGTACTTTGGCATGGCTTCCAATAAAAATCTTATACTTTATATTTTTCTTTTTTTACTGTATGGGGTCTATTCTGCCGCAACTGAAGGTGTTTCAAAAGCATGGATAACAAATATAACAGACAAAAAAGACACAGCTACAGCAATTGGAGTGTTTGCTGGGTTTCAAAGTATTTGCACAATGCTTGCAAGCACTATTACAGGTTTTATTTGGTTTCAATTCGGTGCTAATTTTGCGTTTATATCAACAGCAGTGGTAACGATACTAGTAGCCTTATATTTTCTTTGGGTGGATGTTTCAGAAAAAAATATTCTTCCCTTAGATGAAATATGA
- a CDS encoding SDR family NAD(P)-dependent oxidoreductase, giving the protein MSKKIIIVGASSGIGSEIARELLQSGNIVSLVARRDKECKKIIDESSTDKNSGYAIKHDVTDIEKARSAFEKAVKNMGGLDEIYYASGIMEKVEIDEFNTEKDIRTLNVNLLGAISWLNLAAEYFQKQGKGKIIGISSIAGDRGRVGNPAYNTSKAAINTYLESLRNRLSKKGIQVLTVKPGFIDTEMTKGMQNLFWVISANLAAKIIIDAVNKGKEKIYVPVRWALVGLVIRNIPSFIFKKLSV; this is encoded by the coding sequence ATGAGTAAAAAGATAATCATAGTTGGAGCCTCCAGTGGAATCGGCTCTGAAATAGCAAGAGAGTTATTGCAATCGGGAAACATAGTGTCCCTTGTAGCAAGAAGGGACAAAGAGTGCAAAAAAATTATAGACGAGTCCTCTACAGATAAAAACTCAGGGTATGCAATAAAGCACGATGTCACTGATATTGAAAAAGCAAGGAGTGCATTTGAGAAAGCTGTGAAAAATATGGGAGGGCTTGACGAAATCTATTATGCTTCCGGGATTATGGAAAAAGTAGAAATAGACGAATTCAATACCGAAAAAGACATACGCACTCTTAACGTAAATTTACTTGGTGCAATTTCTTGGCTAAACTTGGCAGCAGAATATTTTCAAAAACAGGGAAAAGGAAAAATCATTGGAATCTCTTCTATTGCCGGGGACAGAGGTCGAGTAGGAAACCCTGCCTACAATACTTCCAAGGCTGCGATCAACACCTATCTTGAGTCTCTTAGAAATAGGCTTTCTAAAAAAGGAATCCAAGTCCTTACAGTCAAACCGGGGTTTATTGACACGGAAATGACAAAAGGAATGCAAAATCTATTTTGGGTTATTTCTGCAAACCTTGCAGCCAAGATTATTATAGATGCAGTCAATAAAGGAAAAGAAAAAATTTATGTTCCTGTAAGGTGGGCACTTGTAGGTCTTGTGATTAGAAATATTCCTTCATTTATTTTTAAAAAGCTGTCGGTATAA
- a CDS encoding FAD-binding oxidoreductase translates to MKKKLKEIKIPSPEKVSGWGMTHFSMSPVLKPETEEEIREIFEFANKNKTKLTFRGGGCSYGDASTNEKGLIIDMSNFNQILNWDKTKGVIKIQSGASLKHLWEFSIEEGFWPPVVSGTMHPSLGGLLSMNVHGKNNFKVGTIGEHVLEFTFMTPNGKILTANRNKNKEIFFSAISGFGMLGAFLTVTLKLKKLNSGKLKVFPKRVENLKEMIDYFEKEEKSSDYLVGWVDSYSKGKSLGRGVIHKAINLSEGEDPDFPENLSLEKQNLPLKFFGIIPKSIMWLFFLPFANYYGLKILNLVKFISSKFEPKEYLQGHAEYAFLLDYVPNWKFIYKPGSMIQYQCFLPKENALEGFTEIFTTCQKRKIVSFLSVFKKHRPDPFLLTHSVDGYSMAMDFPVTKKNKENLWSMIYELDEIVLTSKGKFYLAKDLTLRPEIVQRAFPKTNLEKFKNLKKKLDPKSILESDLYRRIFTQPKK, encoded by the coding sequence ATGAAAAAAAAACTTAAAGAAATCAAAATTCCTTCACCAGAAAAAGTCAGTGGATGGGGCATGACACACTTTTCGATGAGTCCTGTTTTAAAACCGGAAACAGAAGAAGAGATAAGAGAAATCTTCGAATTCGCAAATAAGAACAAAACCAAACTCACTTTTAGAGGTGGAGGTTGCAGCTATGGCGATGCCTCCACAAATGAAAAAGGTCTCATCATAGACATGTCCAATTTTAACCAGATACTAAACTGGGATAAAACAAAAGGGGTTATCAAAATTCAGTCAGGAGCCAGCCTAAAGCATCTATGGGAATTTTCCATTGAAGAAGGTTTTTGGCCACCAGTAGTGAGCGGCACAATGCACCCTTCTCTTGGTGGTTTACTCTCCATGAATGTACACGGTAAAAATAATTTCAAGGTAGGCACAATTGGAGAGCATGTTTTAGAATTTACATTTATGACTCCAAACGGTAAAATTCTTACTGCAAACAGAAACAAAAATAAAGAAATTTTCTTTTCTGCAATCAGTGGGTTTGGGATGCTTGGTGCATTTCTCACAGTCACACTAAAACTAAAAAAATTAAACTCCGGTAAATTAAAAGTCTTCCCTAAAAGAGTAGAAAACCTAAAAGAAATGATAGACTACTTTGAAAAAGAGGAAAAATCTTCAGACTATTTAGTAGGCTGGGTGGACTCGTATTCAAAAGGAAAGTCTTTAGGTAGAGGGGTGATCCACAAAGCGATAAATTTATCTGAAGGAGAAGACCCTGATTTTCCAGAAAACTTATCTTTAGAAAAACAAAACTTGCCTTTAAAGTTTTTTGGAATCATCCCCAAGTCCATCATGTGGCTATTTTTTCTACCCTTTGCCAATTACTATGGCTTAAAAATATTAAATTTAGTAAAATTTATCAGCTCTAAGTTTGAGCCTAAGGAATACTTACAAGGTCACGCAGAGTACGCATTTTTATTAGACTATGTACCAAATTGGAAATTTATTTATAAACCCGGAAGCATGATTCAATACCAATGTTTTTTACCGAAGGAAAATGCATTAGAAGGGTTTACAGAAATTTTCACGACTTGTCAAAAAAGAAAGATCGTCTCATTTCTTTCAGTATTCAAAAAACATAGGCCCGATCCTTTTCTACTCACCCACTCTGTTGACGGATATTCTATGGCAATGGATTTTCCTGTAACTAAAAAGAACAAAGAAAATCTCTGGAGCATGATTTATGAGTTAGACGAAATCGTGCTAACATCGAAAGGGAAATTTTACCTTGCAAAAGACTTAACTCTTCGTCCGGAAATTGTACAAAGAGCTTTCCCGAAAACAAATTTAGAGAAATTTAAAAACCTAAAAAAGAAGTTAGACCCTAAGTCTATCTTAGAATCTGATTTGTATAGACGTATATTCACACAACCTAAAAAATAA